One stretch of Streptomyces sp. MMBL 11-1 DNA includes these proteins:
- a CDS encoding TetR/AcrR family transcriptional regulator has product MQQDEVAARVRQVIDATGVSAREFARRIVIDPSKLSRSLNGTRRFTAAELARIADIGGVDVSRLIGTTTGAEGTTAGTAGDGPFRAASTPSTTRSASPSRPPVPSPEGGRPLQIVRETVRLIAERGFHSVRVADIAAACHTSTAAIHYHFPGRDELLEAAVRWCMDEDTRRRADATADTRHAGDELRLLIELQTPRTEQQRRQWCVWLDLWAEAARSTTVGRLHVEYYRQWRGTVAAVIRRGVEQGVFRPVDAESTALALTALIDGLASQVLATEPGLPGTDAQAMHDALIAHVDDCLMAPAPG; this is encoded by the coding sequence ATGCAGCAGGACGAGGTGGCCGCACGGGTCCGGCAGGTGATCGACGCGACGGGGGTGAGCGCGCGCGAGTTCGCGCGGCGGATCGTCATCGATCCGTCGAAGCTGTCCCGTTCCCTGAACGGCACACGGCGCTTCACCGCCGCCGAACTGGCCCGGATCGCGGACATCGGCGGCGTGGACGTCAGTCGGCTGATCGGTACGACGACCGGCGCGGAAGGTACGACTGCCGGGACGGCGGGCGATGGGCCTTTCCGGGCGGCGTCCACGCCGTCGACCACGCGCTCCGCGTCTCCCTCGCGCCCGCCCGTCCCCTCACCGGAGGGCGGCAGGCCCTTGCAGATCGTGCGGGAGACGGTCCGGCTCATCGCCGAACGTGGTTTCCACTCCGTCCGGGTCGCGGACATCGCCGCGGCCTGCCACACCAGCACGGCGGCGATCCACTACCACTTCCCCGGCCGTGACGAACTCCTCGAAGCGGCGGTCCGCTGGTGCATGGACGAGGACACCCGCCGTCGTGCCGACGCCACGGCCGATACCCGTCACGCCGGGGACGAGCTGCGGCTGCTGATCGAGCTCCAGACGCCCCGCACCGAACAGCAGCGGCGGCAGTGGTGCGTCTGGCTCGACCTGTGGGCCGAGGCCGCCCGGTCCACCACGGTCGGACGGCTCCACGTGGAGTACTACCGCCAGTGGCGCGGAACGGTCGCCGCCGTGATCCGTCGCGGCGTCGAACAAGGCGTGTTCCGTCCGGTCGACGCGGAGAGCACGGCCCTCGCCCTCACCGCGCTGATCGACGGACTGGCCTCCCAGGTCCTGGCCACCGAACCCGGCCTCCCGGGCACCGATGCACAGGCGATGCACGACGCGCTCATCGCCCACGTGGACGACTGCCTGATGGCACCCGCGCCCGGCTGA
- a CDS encoding 3-hydroxyacyl-CoA dehydrogenase NAD-binding domain-containing protein, whose amino-acid sequence MTVTPSAAAPDGPAAPCAPEDVRRVACVGAGVIGGGWAAHFLARGYDVTAWDPAPDAAVRLRRLIAAAWPALERLGLAAGASQDRLTVTATLEEAVADAQFVQESAPEKLDLKRDLLARLDAAAPVGTVIASSTSGYPMTDMQTEAADPGRLVVGHPFNPPYLIPLVEVVGGERTAPAAVDWASRFYAVAGKSVITMDREVPGFIANRLQEALWREALHMVANGEATVAEIDASITEGPGLRWAVMGPMLTFALAGGEGGMAHMLDHFGPSLKSPWTRLEAPELDRTLYEAVVAGCEEAADGRSIADLVAERDRGVIDVLRATGRLPLTAEEATR is encoded by the coding sequence GTGACTGTCACCCCCTCTGCCGCCGCGCCCGACGGCCCCGCCGCCCCCTGTGCCCCGGAGGACGTACGCCGTGTGGCGTGTGTCGGGGCCGGGGTGATCGGCGGAGGCTGGGCGGCCCACTTCCTCGCCCGCGGCTACGACGTCACCGCCTGGGACCCGGCCCCCGACGCGGCCGTCCGGCTGCGCCGGCTCATCGCCGCCGCCTGGCCCGCCCTGGAGCGGCTCGGCCTGGCCGCCGGAGCCTCGCAGGACCGGCTGACCGTCACCGCGACCCTCGAAGAGGCCGTGGCCGACGCCCAGTTCGTCCAGGAGAGCGCCCCCGAAAAGCTGGACCTGAAGCGTGACCTGCTGGCCAGGCTGGACGCCGCCGCGCCCGTCGGCACGGTGATCGCCTCGTCGACCTCCGGCTATCCGATGACGGACATGCAGACGGAGGCCGCCGACCCCGGCCGACTCGTCGTCGGGCATCCCTTCAACCCGCCCTACCTCATCCCCCTGGTCGAGGTCGTCGGCGGTGAACGGACCGCACCCGCCGCGGTCGACTGGGCCTCGCGCTTCTACGCCGTCGCGGGCAAGTCCGTGATCACCATGGACCGCGAGGTGCCCGGCTTCATCGCCAACCGGCTCCAGGAGGCCCTCTGGCGCGAAGCCCTGCACATGGTCGCCAACGGCGAGGCCACGGTGGCCGAGATCGACGCGTCGATCACCGAGGGCCCCGGGCTCCGCTGGGCGGTCATGGGACCGATGTTGACCTTCGCGCTCGCGGGCGGCGAGGGCGGGATGGCCCACATGCTCGACCACTTCGGCCCGTCGCTGAAGTCGCCCTGGACCCGGCTCGAAGCGCCCGAACTGGACCGTACGCTCTACGAGGCGGTGGTGGCCGGCTGTGAGGAGGCCGCGGACGGCCGGAGCATCGCCGATCTGGTCGCCGAACGGGACCGGGGCGTCATCGACGTCCTGCGGGCGACGGGCCGCCTGCCCCTGACCGCCGAGGAGGCGACCCGATGA
- a CDS encoding 3-keto-5-aminohexanoate cleavage protein encodes MPVNQDVIITCALTGAGDTVGRSPHVPVTPEQIAASAVEAAGAGAAVVHIHVRDPESGAPSRDPRLYREVVERIRETGTDVVINLTAGMGGDLVIDPEAPLRQLPGTDLVSGLERLPHVEDLLPDICTLDCGSLNFGDGSNLYVSTPDMLRTGAKRIQELGVRPELEIFDTGQLWFAKQLLAEGLLDDPTVFQLCMGIPWGAPADPGVLQAMVNMLPPGAQWASFSLGRMQMPWAAQSILLGGHVRVGLEDNLYLGKGVKATNGQLVERAVRITESLGSRVATPDEARAKLGLRPRA; translated from the coding sequence ATGCCCGTGAACCAGGACGTCATCATCACCTGCGCCCTCACCGGAGCCGGCGACACCGTCGGCCGCAGCCCCCATGTCCCGGTGACGCCCGAGCAGATCGCCGCCTCCGCCGTCGAGGCCGCCGGCGCCGGGGCCGCTGTGGTCCACATCCATGTCCGCGACCCGGAGAGCGGCGCGCCCTCCCGCGATCCGCGGCTCTACCGGGAGGTCGTCGAGCGGATCCGGGAGACCGGCACCGATGTGGTCATCAACCTGACGGCCGGAATGGGCGGGGACCTCGTCATCGACCCGGAGGCCCCGCTCCGTCAGCTGCCGGGCACCGATCTGGTCAGCGGTCTCGAACGGCTGCCGCACGTGGAGGACCTGCTGCCGGACATCTGCACCCTCGACTGCGGTTCGCTCAACTTCGGCGACGGCAGCAACCTCTACGTCTCGACCCCCGACATGCTGCGCACCGGCGCGAAGCGCATCCAGGAGCTCGGGGTCCGGCCCGAGCTGGAGATCTTCGACACCGGGCAACTGTGGTTCGCCAAACAGCTCCTCGCCGAGGGGCTGCTCGACGACCCCACGGTCTTCCAGCTCTGCATGGGCATTCCGTGGGGCGCGCCCGCCGACCCGGGAGTCCTCCAGGCGATGGTCAACATGCTTCCGCCGGGCGCCCAGTGGGCGAGCTTCTCGCTCGGCCGGATGCAGATGCCCTGGGCCGCCCAGTCGATCCTGCTCGGCGGACACGTCCGGGTCGGCCTGGAGGACAACCTCTATCTGGGCAAGGGCGTCAAGGCCACCAACGGCCAGTTGGTGGAGCGCGCCGTGCGGATCACCGAATCCCTGGGCTCCCGGGTCGCCACGCCCGACGAGGCACGCGCGAAGCTCGGCCTGCGCCCGCGCGCCTGA